The DNA sequence CGGCACGGCATGCTCGGGTCGATGGGCAGGGTCGGTGCGTGTGGTGACAACGCGGCGATGGAGAGCTTCTTCTCGCTGCTACAGAACAACGTCCTCGACCGTCGATCCTGGGCCACCAGAGACGAGCTCCGGGCCGCCATCGTGCACTGGATCGAACGGACCTACCACCGCCGCAGACGACAGGACCGCCTCGGCAGATTGACCCCCATTGAATTCGAGACCATCATCAACCACGAGGCCCCTCAGGCCGCGTGACTAACCCTGTCACCTATCCGTGCACCAGACCCAGATATTCGATTGGTTCGACCAGGTCAAAGACCATTTGTTGCTTCCTTACGTTGATCTTCTAGCTATTGGGCCGAAACCCTATAAGTCCGGTGTTTTCAGTTGATTCGACGAGCCGTCCGAGTCGGGCCCTACAGCTTGTCGCCCAATGAGTCGAGCGCTGTTGCGACTTTTGGACCAGGGCTTGTCGAGGAAGCCCGAGAGGTCACGCCGATCTCGCATGGGGCACCTCCTGCGAAGCTCGAGACCCTGATCCTGACGCCATGTCGCGCTCGATGTAGGGCCAGGCCGAATCACCTCTGCCCTTTAGGCATTTTACTCCTAGTGGATGTCACAGTCGCTGGCTTCTTGCGGTCAAACCGCAATCTGCCGTCATCGGTTTGGTCAACGTCCTTTCCACTGCGGTGGTCGCTTTTCGGCGAATGCGACCGCGCCTTCTTTGGCGTCTTCAGAAGCGAAGACCGGCATGATGATCTTCATCTGCTCAGCGAACATCGTCTCGGGCGTCCAGCCCTTGGCTGCTGCGATCACCTGTTTGGTGGCCGCGACGGCAAGGGGGCCGTTGGCGGTTATTTTCTCGGCCAATATGAGCGCGCTCCTCAGCGCTTCGCCCGGGTCAGTCAAAACGTTGACCAATCCAAGTTCGTATGCTCGGGGAGCGGAGAGGTTGTCGCCAGTAAGCGCGAGTTCCATGGCAATCTGGTACGGAATTCGGGCGGGGAGTCTGAGGAGACCGCCGCCACCGGCGACGAGCCCTCGCTTGACCTCGGGTATGCCGAACACCGCATCTCGCGACGCGACGATGAGATCGGTCGCCAACGCCAGCTCGGTGCCGCCGCCAATGCGAACCCCTCCACCGCCGCTATCACCGGCTTGTTGGGGGTGCGCTCGGTGAAACCCATACCACGGCCTTCCACCACGACATTTTCGCCTTGTGCGAATGCTTTGAGATCCATTCCGGAACTGAATGTTCCGCCGGACCCGGTGAGCACTGCAACCGATAGGCCGGGGTCTGTGTCCAGTCGGTCCATAGCGGCCGCGAGCCCTTGGCTCACGGCGCCGTTGATCGCGTTGCGCGCTCTTGGCCGGTTGATGGTGATCACCAAGATCCGGTCGCGTTGGTCCAGCAGAACCTCGGATTCGTCAGCCATGTATCTCCAATCGTCGCGAGTGGTCATCGGATGCAAGTCGTGCGTTGAACGTCAGTGTCGGCCGTACAACAGCCAGCTTGGTGTGTCTGCTGGGATGCTGTCTTTGAAGACGACCGATACGATCACGAAAAGCGCTATGTAGAGCGCGTTGGAGAAGTTCGAGTACCCGATCACCGCGAGCACTCGCATGGTGCTTGCTCGTCTACCAGAAATCCCCGCGCTCTCGAGCCGCACGTCTAAGAAACTCTTTCCGTCCCGCATGTTGAGGTAGAGAACCCATCCAGTGGTCACCAAGGCGAGACCGAACAGCGGGAATTCATAGACAGGCATCTTGTAGAAATGGTCGCCCCACAGTGAAACGTTGCCGGGAGAGCTCAGCCAGACATCGACATGAATCAGTCGGGTTGCGATCAATTCGAGCGGGAATTGGAACAGGAGCGAGACACCGGCCCACCCGATGACGAAGAGGACAACATCGTTCAGGTTCGACCAGCGCTTGGCTACCCATCTGATCACGTATGCACTGAACAGGGCCCCCAGAGGCAAGACGACGAGGTATGCGGGCGGGGTGATCAGCAGTGGCTCGACGAACTGTGATCCGTTCTCGCTGGACCAGCCGGGAACCTGGTCGCACCAGCACCCCGCGTTCACGAGCTTGGAGTTGTAGGTGAAACCGCGCTCGGCCATAGACACCAGCGGATCCTGCCACCATGTGCACAACCAGCCGATCATCACCAACTGAAACAGGCTGAGGCACTCTCTATTCCACAACGTTCGCGCGATGTAGATGACACCGCCGATCCCCACCGCGATCATCGCTGTCTGGAAAACTATCAATCCATACCGCGGGAAGTCGGAAATAGGATCGGGACCCGCATTGGGGGCGGTGGGCCCAGCCGCGATCCAGCTCGCGAATATGTACATCTGCAACAGGATGGCCGCAGCTCCCACAGTCGGCCACGCGTAGGCCCAGAGCGATCTGGCGTTGGGTTCGAGTTGTGGCGACGTCGCTTCGGCCGTCGTCATTGCTGGACTCGTTCTATCGGATTGGATTCGCTGGCCCCAGCTTGTATACAGGTGATGGTCCCAGCGCCCCCGTCTACTTCAACCCACATACCGCTAAGTAAGCGTTTCGTCGCGTCCTGTGTCCCGACAACGCACGGGATCCCAAATTCGCGAGCGACGATGGCTGCGTGCGAAGCCATCGCTCCGATGTCGGTGATCACTGCTGAGGCGACTCCGAACAAGGGTGTCCACCCGGTGTCGGTGACGTGTGCGACCAAGATGTCGCCGGTGTCGAGGTCACCGTCGAAAGCGTCTTCGATCACCTGAATGCGGCCGCGGACGACGCCGACCGCTGCCGACTGCCCGGAGATCGATTCTCCGACTCTCAAGGTTGGTAGGGCATCGTCGGCAAGCGGTTCCCAGGACAGCTCGAACACTCCGGGAACACGAACGTTCCGGAGACGTGCACGTTCGGCGCGGCGGCGATCGACCAGTGCCGCTAAATTGGTCGGCGGAAGCAACGCTTCATCCAGGGTCAGGTGAAAGACATCCTGAACGTCGTCGAGTCGACCGGCAGCTACGAGTCGGCGGCCCCGTTCCCGTGCGAGAAGGCGAACGGCATGCAGAACCCTGACGGAGACATCCCGAGCGTACTCACGATTGCGGACCGATTGCCGTGCGAAGCGCACGGCGGCGCGAGCCTTCAGTTTCGGTTTATGCGTGATTTCCTCGGTGTGCACCCGGGTGACCACGGACAGGGCGGTGTCGAGGAGCTGTTGAGGTGCGTCACCGAAGGTCTTGTTGGCGAACTCGCCTTCGCCCGGTCCGCGGTGGCCGACGTCCTTGAGTACTGCGTCAAATACCTGGGCGAACGCCGGAGAGCAGGCGCGGAGATCGGCCAGCAGCGGCTTCTCGGGCCCGAGGATCCGGTCGGAGAGCTGCGGATCTGCCGTGATCGCCTCAGCGATCCGATAGACACCGCGAAGAGCACCGGCGCTGGTCAGACTGTCGGAACCGACTTTGAGCGAGTCCAAGTCGTCTTCTCCGACGGCCTTCCGTGCAGCTGCCATGGCGCTTCCCACCACGCTGAACGAGAACGCTGCGAGGTTCCAACCCTGCGCGGTCATGTCGCACGCAAGCCGCAATCGGGCTTCGAGCTCCGGATCGGTGAGTTCATCTGCGCGTGCTGCCTCATCCAGGAGAAAGTCGGCTTCGTGCCGCAGAAGGTCCGCTTCTTTCCTGATCCCGATGACGCGGGGAAGGAATCGTGAGGCAACAGTGAGCCCATTGCGGATCTCCGAGAGCGATGGCCGCGATGCGGTCTTTTCACCGGCGGGTTCGACACCCAGGTACTGTGCATCGATGTCCTCGGGTGACCAACCGGGCAGTTGCTTGGCCATCTCGCGAATGTTCGACACTCCGAGATACAGGCGGTGCGCGACCGGGATGACGGCTCGGCTGTTCATCTCGGCCTGTTGGCGTTCGTCGAGGTTGGTCAGGTACGAGGTCCAGTGCTGGGTAGCGCGAAGTGCGGTCGTCATGACGTCGAGCGAAAATGCTGTCATCGGGCCGGGGAACGCCTCGGACAGGTTCGACGATGTAAAAACCGGGAATGCAGGATCGATCGGTACGTCGAACTCCCCGCCAACTCCACTCGATGTCGTGGCGACCAACTCGTTACCGTCATAGGACGGCAGGTCGGACGGTACGTCGGTTGGCGAGAATGCCAACCGACGCCGGTAGTACTTCCGACTTCCACCCGAGATGTACTCGCGTGTCGCCGAGCGCGCAAGGTCGGTGAGCACGCCCGCTGTGTCCCAGCCGAATTGGAAATCAAATGCTTCTTGTAGCCGTGTCGTATCAATCGTCGGTGGCGCCTCGTGTGCGTCGCGGTCCGTGAAGCCCCGGTGCAGTGCGTCGGCAATATCGCGCACGGTGACGCTTCCGGGGGCCGCAAGGTTGACGACTCCGACCGTGGACGCGACGGCCGCCGTGCTGAGA is a window from the Williamsia sp. DF01-3 genome containing:
- a CDS encoding PEP-utilizing enzyme produces the protein MKVVVTNDTSLTYGSPVLTGVVRELAGAGTDVRIVGLDSYRTGQDLERLTEALADTDTVIALGDPARTREIVDAAASAGVRRFVLRSSATVYGSASSPRAEQHDLAPATAEARAFVTAEVAVQSRAHEFSAGSLVVRAAPTAGRLGTDSFTRRLYKRKLSGIGTGDYRWQFVHHEDLSRFLSTAAVASTVGVVNLAAPGSVTVRDIADALHRGFTDRDAHEAPPTIDTTRLQEAFDFQFGWDTAGVLTDLARSATREYISGGSRKYYRRRLAFSPTDVPSDLPSYDGNELVATTSSGVGGEFDVPIDPAFPVFTSSNLSEAFPGPMTAFSLDVMTTALRATQHWTSYLTNLDERQQAEMNSRAVIPVAHRLYLGVSNIREMAKQLPGWSPEDIDAQYLGVEPAGEKTASRPSLSEIRNGLTVASRFLPRVIGIRKEADLLRHEADFLLDEAARADELTDPELEARLRLACDMTAQGWNLAAFSFSVVGSAMAAARKAVGEDDLDSLKVGSDSLTSAGALRGVYRIAEAITADPQLSDRILGPEKPLLADLRACSPAFAQVFDAVLKDVGHRGPGEGEFANKTFGDAPQQLLDTALSVVTRVHTEEITHKPKLKARAAVRFARQSVRNREYARDVSVRVLHAVRLLARERGRRLVAAGRLDDVQDVFHLTLDEALLPPTNLAALVDRRRAERARLRNVRVPGVFELSWEPLADDALPTLRVGESISGQSAAVGVVRGRIQVIEDAFDGDLDTGDILVAHVTDTGWTPLFGVASAVITDIGAMASHAAIVAREFGIPCVVGTQDATKRLLSGMWVEVDGGAGTITCIQAGASESNPIERVQQ
- a CDS encoding spirocyclase AveC family protein, whose product is MTTAEATSPQLEPNARSLWAYAWPTVGAAAILLQMYIFASWIAAGPTAPNAGPDPISDFPRYGLIVFQTAMIAVGIGGVIYIARTLWNRECLSLFQLVMIGWLCTWWQDPLVSMAERGFTYNSKLVNAGCWCDQVPGWSSENGSQFVEPLLITPPAYLVVLPLGALFSAYVIRWVAKRWSNLNDVVLFVIGWAGVSLLFQFPLELIATRLIHVDVWLSSPGNVSLWGDHFYKMPVYEFPLFGLALVTTGWVLYLNMRDGKSFLDVRLESAGISGRRASTMRVLAVIGYSNFSNALYIALFVIVSVVFKDSIPADTPSWLLYGRH